One genomic segment of Desulfovibrio oxyclinae DSM 11498 includes these proteins:
- the xerD gene encoding site-specific tyrosine recombinase XerD — MSKKETDTILHSHPWMDRYLENLLVEKGLSENSLESYSGDMDALLAYLYERSIPLDAVDADLLFLYLTQLKSRGLKGKSVARHLSTLRGFFAFCTDEGFCRENPAALLDNPKLTRDLPEVLSRKEVEAMLILPDPNTKLGARDRAMLELMYAAGLRVSEVVDLRVLDFDPQTGVLRIFGKGAKERLVPVHDTAQEILSDYIDTVRPTYRPATDHMFLNRSGRGLTRQAVWKLVKRFAEKAGVERAVSPHTFRHSFATHLLDGGADLRTVQILLGHADISATEIYTHVQDGRLKDLHRSFHPRSEG, encoded by the coding sequence GTGAGCAAGAAAGAAACCGATACAATTTTGCACTCCCACCCGTGGATGGACCGCTATCTGGAGAACCTTCTGGTGGAAAAAGGGCTCTCGGAAAACAGCCTTGAGAGCTATTCCGGTGATATGGATGCTCTGCTGGCCTACCTGTACGAGCGGTCCATTCCGCTCGATGCCGTGGATGCCGACCTGCTCTTTCTGTATCTGACCCAGCTTAAGTCCCGCGGTTTGAAGGGTAAATCCGTTGCCCGGCACCTCTCTACCCTGCGCGGCTTCTTTGCCTTCTGCACCGATGAGGGCTTTTGCCGCGAAAACCCGGCCGCCCTGCTCGATAACCCCAAGCTCACGCGGGATCTGCCTGAAGTGTTGTCGCGCAAGGAGGTCGAGGCCATGCTTATCCTTCCCGATCCGAACACCAAGCTCGGCGCGCGGGACAGGGCCATGCTTGAGCTTATGTATGCCGCGGGATTACGCGTCTCGGAGGTTGTGGACCTGCGCGTGCTGGATTTCGATCCGCAGACGGGTGTTTTGCGCATATTCGGCAAAGGTGCCAAGGAGCGGCTCGTGCCGGTGCATGATACGGCGCAGGAGATCCTTTCCGATTACATCGATACCGTTCGCCCCACCTACCGCCCTGCCACCGATCACATGTTTCTGAACCGTTCGGGACGGGGGCTGACGAGGCAGGCGGTCTGGAAGCTCGTCAAACGGTTCGCTGAAAAAGCTGGAGTCGAGCGCGCTGTCTCACCGCACACTTTCCGTCACTCCTTTGCCACTCACCTGCTCGACGGCGGCGCAGACCTGCGCACGGTGCAGATTCTGCTCGGCCATGCCGATATTTCGGCCACCGAGATCTATACCCACGTTCAGGACGGCAGGCTCAAGGACCTGCACCGCTCGTTTCACCCCCGTTCCGAAGGCTGA
- a CDS encoding LL-diaminopimelate aminotransferase, which yields MPEFKLADRLATLPPYLFAAIDKAKAEVAAQGIDIISLGIGDPDLPTPEFIIDALHEGAKKPVNHQYPSYVGMLEYRTAVADWYRQRFNVELDPESEVVSLIGSKEGIAHFPLAYVNPGDLVLVATPNYPVYPAATGFAGGEVQFLPLLEENDFLVDLDAVDDDTWARAKMIFVCYPNNPTAATATKEFYERLVQKAKEFNVIVVSDLAYSEIYYDPSNKPLSILEVEGGKDVAIEFHSLSKTYNMTGWRVAMAVGNEQLIAGLGKIKENVDSGIFQAVQEAGIAALRHGEPHAEKFRAIYKERRDVVCKALSDIGIQHRVPEASFYVWAKVPEGNTSADFVTNVLKQTGVVLTPGNGFGTPGEGYFRISLTVNNDLLKEAVSRISKL from the coding sequence ATGCCTGAATTCAAGCTTGCGGACCGTCTCGCCACGCTGCCGCCTTATCTCTTTGCAGCAATCGACAAGGCCAAGGCCGAAGTCGCAGCACAGGGTATAGACATCATCAGCCTCGGCATCGGCGACCCGGATCTGCCGACTCCCGAATTCATCATCGACGCCCTTCACGAAGGGGCAAAGAAGCCGGTGAACCATCAGTACCCTTCCTACGTGGGAATGCTGGAATACCGCACCGCCGTTGCCGACTGGTACCGGCAGCGCTTCAATGTCGAACTCGACCCCGAGTCCGAAGTGGTCAGCCTTATCGGCTCCAAGGAAGGCATCGCGCACTTCCCGCTGGCATACGTCAACCCGGGCGATCTGGTTCTTGTCGCGACCCCGAACTATCCGGTCTATCCGGCCGCAACCGGCTTTGCCGGCGGCGAAGTTCAGTTCCTGCCGCTTCTTGAGGAAAACGACTTCCTCGTGGATCTCGATGCAGTGGACGACGATACCTGGGCCCGCGCCAAGATGATCTTTGTCTGCTACCCGAACAACCCGACCGCGGCCACCGCCACCAAGGAATTCTATGAGCGCCTCGTCCAGAAGGCCAAGGAATTCAATGTAATCGTCGTTTCCGACCTCGCATATTCCGAGATCTACTACGATCCGTCCAACAAACCCCTGTCCATTCTTGAAGTGGAAGGCGGCAAGGACGTGGCCATCGAATTCCATTCGCTCTCGAAGACCTACAATATGACCGGCTGGCGCGTCGCCATGGCTGTGGGCAACGAGCAGCTCATCGCGGGTCTCGGGAAAATCAAGGAAAACGTGGACTCCGGCATATTCCAGGCCGTGCAGGAAGCGGGTATCGCCGCGCTGCGTCACGGCGAACCGCATGCCGAGAAGTTCCGCGCCATCTACAAAGAACGCCGCGACGTGGTCTGCAAGGCCCTTTCCGACATCGGCATCCAGCACCGCGTTCCCGAGGCGTCCTTCTATGTGTGGGCAAAGGTCCCCGAAGGTAACACCTCCGCCGACTTCGTGACCAACGTCCTGAAACAGACAGGCGTCGTCCTCACCCCCGGCAACGGCTTCGGGACTCCGGGCGAGGGCTATTTCCGCATCTCGCTCACCGTGAATAATGATCTGCTCAAGGAGGCGGTATCACGGATATCCAAACTGTAA
- the folK gene encoding 2-amino-4-hydroxy-6-hydroxymethyldihydropteridine diphosphokinase, translated as MGLGSNVGDTEDNLNDALSRLEAYGDDITLKKMSGLYETEPQEKKDQSWFTNQVIELAVDPEIWSPEGFLSCLQAIEGQLGRTRQEPNGPRVLDMDMIAWGDLEQETGYLDLPHPRAQQRAFVLVPLNEIAPDFVFPDGTGVAEALDKVEFRMEGNRIWQD; from the coding sequence GTGGGGCTGGGGTCCAACGTGGGAGACACGGAGGACAACCTCAACGACGCCCTTTCGAGGCTCGAAGCATACGGCGACGACATCACCCTGAAAAAGATGTCCGGCCTTTACGAGACCGAGCCGCAGGAAAAGAAGGATCAGTCCTGGTTCACCAATCAGGTGATCGAACTGGCGGTGGATCCGGAGATATGGTCCCCCGAAGGCTTTCTGTCCTGCCTGCAGGCCATTGAAGGGCAGTTGGGGCGCACCCGGCAGGAGCCCAACGGCCCGAGAGTGCTCGACATGGACATGATCGCATGGGGCGATCTGGAACAGGAGACCGGCTACCTCGACCTGCCGCACCCCAGAGCGCAGCAGAGGGCCTTTGTGCTCGTGCCGCTCAACGAAATCGCGCCGGATTTCGTCTTTCCGGACGGAACCGGCGTTGCCGAAGCTCTGGACAAGGTCGAATTCAGGATGGAAGGCAACAGGATCTGGCAGGACTGA
- a CDS encoding tetratricopeptide repeat protein: protein MKLKKLLFASLLVGLTATTAHPAPKDSFNEWLEDYGAWDKVEETLSAREGDTPKDQLDRARVYLKTGSPSQALQIVEMLPSSEDNSTEAERLWYGGKAHRALGQADKAVLWFSRSMDVEPDKGEAKDRFRAEPGLKPLWRDVWRKLFWTARSNFSLSRQSSLDVLGMLLEHGDAMDSDSFWKDARSAWQVETGKAALPVDRVSEKEDYVPFVSANATRAVITTLADTSLARFDNALSSINELDRPALKTFWQAFVEYIQSGTAPQNVGPLKEGGFLKARAFWSGNVPSQLGGEKSIWMVGDPRSAPWLKFRDKILDMDYARAQKALDQEKGSLLISEQMAALIDNLSLALALANGDMKLAEALWNSVDRQKLPVSLKAAGMLAFHTPIAKTVSDNPPRAAAEYPVITGLVAAGSERSPANGEAPFWISLSPNSLEDAAESDWPLDRLIVLAAWQMELNKEPQESLARRAATLFNGTDFGRSALLYLADRAIDAKDLQLAAFYLNRMNTESLSSEFRAKRLDARTRLELEAGKQEQAWETFRKLIKTGEPIQPITRLRVSLMLQQQRRFQEAETQLAGLWAEKDAYPREFQAEILFWLGEGRQAMRDKSKALDYYLRLAWQYPEQSIWSLTAMYRAAMIYESRGNYDTARKLLKTVAKNADRKEQREAAKARLSAIDKKDGGKSSDDALQYPF, encoded by the coding sequence ATGAAACTGAAGAAACTTCTGTTCGCATCCCTTCTGGTAGGTTTGACCGCGACAACGGCCCATCCCGCACCAAAGGACAGTTTTAACGAATGGCTGGAAGACTACGGCGCTTGGGACAAGGTCGAGGAAACACTCTCCGCGCGTGAGGGCGATACGCCCAAAGACCAACTCGACAGAGCCCGCGTGTACCTCAAGACCGGTTCCCCCTCGCAAGCCCTTCAAATTGTCGAAATGCTCCCCTCCTCCGAGGACAACTCCACTGAAGCCGAGAGGCTCTGGTATGGCGGAAAAGCGCATCGCGCGCTCGGACAAGCGGACAAGGCCGTTCTCTGGTTCAGTCGCTCCATGGACGTGGAGCCGGATAAGGGTGAGGCGAAAGACCGCTTCCGGGCCGAGCCGGGCCTCAAACCGCTGTGGCGGGACGTCTGGCGTAAGCTTTTCTGGACCGCCAGATCAAACTTTTCCCTTTCCCGCCAATCATCGCTGGATGTTCTGGGAATGCTTTTGGAACACGGCGATGCCATGGATTCCGACTCGTTCTGGAAAGATGCCCGCAGCGCGTGGCAAGTGGAAACAGGAAAAGCCGCCCTACCCGTCGACCGCGTTTCGGAAAAGGAGGATTACGTTCCGTTCGTAAGCGCTAATGCGACCCGAGCAGTAATAACCACGCTTGCCGACACGAGTCTTGCACGTTTTGACAACGCCCTTTCATCTATTAATGAATTGGACCGGCCAGCACTGAAAACCTTTTGGCAGGCTTTCGTAGAATACATTCAAAGCGGCACGGCCCCTCAGAATGTGGGGCCGCTTAAGGAAGGCGGTTTCCTCAAGGCACGGGCCTTCTGGAGCGGGAACGTGCCCTCCCAGCTGGGAGGAGAAAAATCCATCTGGATGGTGGGCGATCCGCGGTCCGCACCGTGGCTCAAGTTTCGCGACAAGATTCTCGATATGGACTATGCCCGCGCCCAGAAAGCTCTTGATCAGGAAAAGGGATCCCTGCTCATCTCGGAGCAGATGGCCGCGCTGATCGACAACCTTTCCCTCGCCCTTGCTCTGGCCAATGGCGACATGAAGCTGGCCGAAGCGCTCTGGAACTCCGTTGACAGACAAAAGCTTCCGGTCAGCCTCAAAGCGGCTGGGATGCTGGCCTTCCATACCCCCATAGCAAAAACCGTTTCCGACAACCCGCCCCGAGCCGCTGCGGAATATCCCGTCATCACGGGGCTTGTTGCGGCCGGATCCGAACGCTCTCCCGCCAATGGCGAAGCGCCCTTCTGGATTTCGCTTAGCCCGAATTCCCTTGAAGATGCAGCGGAGAGCGACTGGCCACTGGACAGATTGATCGTTCTGGCCGCCTGGCAGATGGAACTGAATAAGGAGCCACAGGAGTCGCTGGCCCGCCGTGCGGCCACCCTCTTCAACGGGACCGACTTCGGCAGAAGCGCCCTGCTCTACCTTGCGGACCGCGCCATTGACGCCAAGGACCTGCAGCTGGCCGCCTTCTACCTGAACCGGATGAATACCGAGTCGCTTTCCTCCGAATTCCGTGCCAAACGCCTTGATGCGCGCACCCGTCTTGAGCTGGAGGCTGGCAAGCAGGAACAGGCGTGGGAAACCTTCCGCAAACTGATCAAGACCGGTGAACCGATCCAACCCATCACGAGACTGCGCGTTTCCCTCATGCTCCAACAGCAGCGCAGATTCCAGGAAGCCGAAACCCAGCTGGCCGGACTGTGGGCTGAAAAGGACGCGTACCCCCGCGAGTTTCAGGCTGAAATCCTCTTTTGGCTGGGTGAAGGCCGTCAGGCCATGCGCGACAAGAGCAAGGCGCTCGACTATTACCTCAGACTTGCGTGGCAGTACCCGGAACAGAGCATCTGGTCGCTGACGGCCATGTACAGGGCTGCGATGATCTACGAAAGCCGTGGCAACTACGACACCGCCAGAAAGCTGCTCAAGACCGTGGCCAAGAACGCCGACCGCAAGGAACAGCGTGAGGCCGCAAAGGCAAGACTGAGCGCCATCGACAAGAAGGACGGGGGCAAAAGCTCCGACGACGCCCTGCAGTACCCCTTCTAG
- a CDS encoding bifunctional GNAT family N-acetyltransferase/carbon-nitrogen hydrolase family protein — MLPDDHKLSPRYLRMEDYEHVRDMQLRIYRTMTEPWTREQFAAMLDKFPEGQICIDDNGKPVAVALTMIVDMAVVGLNHSYDDVAGDGMMRRHSPDGDFLYGIEIFVDPEYRGMRLGRRLYDARKQLCEQLNLKGIIIGGRIPGYSKHQAEMSPKEYIERVQRQELYDPVLSFQLANGFQVKRLLKHYWDEDEPSCGYAVLSEWVNIGYEKTTKLIGGTKSVARVGVVQWQMRRFENFEDFMQQAEFFVDTVADYKSDLVVFPELLNAPLIHMFSDEHPAQAMRSLAGFTERMRQEMLDMAISYNINIIAGSVPEICEDGLLYNVSYLCRRDGTWDSQYKLHITPDEDSSWALSGGSSIKVFDTDVGRVGILICYDVEFPELARIQTERGMRLLLVPFWTDTDNGYMRVRTCAQARAIENECYVAISGSVGNIPKVETMGIQYSQSAVFTPSDFSFPRNGIAAEATPGNETVLITDLDMDLIKSLRAKGSVRNAESRRTDLYQLRWKGN; from the coding sequence ATGCTTCCCGACGACCACAAGCTTAGCCCGCGTTACCTGCGCATGGAGGACTATGAACACGTCCGAGACATGCAGCTTCGCATATACCGGACCATGACCGAGCCATGGACCCGCGAACAGTTTGCGGCCATGCTGGATAAATTTCCCGAAGGCCAGATATGCATCGACGACAACGGAAAACCCGTAGCCGTCGCGCTGACCATGATTGTGGACATGGCCGTGGTGGGTCTCAATCACTCCTATGACGACGTAGCCGGTGACGGGATGATGCGCCGCCATTCACCGGATGGCGACTTCCTTTATGGAATCGAGATTTTCGTGGATCCCGAATATCGCGGTATGCGGCTTGGTCGCCGCCTGTACGATGCCCGCAAACAACTGTGCGAGCAACTGAACCTCAAGGGCATCATCATTGGCGGTCGCATTCCGGGTTACTCCAAACATCAGGCCGAAATGAGCCCCAAGGAATACATTGAGCGCGTGCAGCGCCAGGAACTCTACGACCCGGTCCTCTCTTTCCAGCTCGCAAATGGATTTCAGGTCAAGCGACTGCTCAAGCACTATTGGGATGAAGACGAGCCCTCCTGCGGCTACGCGGTTCTGTCGGAGTGGGTCAACATCGGCTACGAAAAGACCACCAAACTCATCGGCGGCACCAAATCCGTCGCCCGGGTCGGCGTAGTCCAATGGCAGATGAGGCGTTTCGAAAACTTTGAAGACTTCATGCAACAGGCCGAGTTCTTTGTGGACACCGTTGCCGACTACAAGTCGGACCTCGTGGTCTTTCCCGAACTGCTCAATGCCCCGCTGATTCACATGTTCTCAGACGAACACCCGGCACAGGCCATGCGCTCGCTGGCCGGTTTCACCGAACGCATGCGCCAGGAGATGCTGGATATGGCCATCTCTTATAACATCAACATCATCGCCGGAAGCGTTCCCGAAATATGCGAGGACGGCCTGCTCTACAATGTGAGCTATCTTTGCCGCCGCGACGGAACATGGGATTCACAGTACAAACTGCACATCACCCCCGACGAGGATTCCAGCTGGGCACTCAGCGGCGGAAGCTCCATCAAGGTCTTCGATACCGATGTCGGTCGAGTCGGCATCCTGATCTGCTACGATGTCGAGTTTCCCGAACTGGCCCGCATCCAGACCGAACGGGGCATGCGCCTGCTGCTGGTCCCCTTCTGGACGGACACCGACAACGGCTACATGCGAGTGCGGACCTGCGCGCAGGCACGCGCCATCGAGAACGAATGCTATGTCGCCATCTCTGGCAGCGTCGGCAACATTCCTAAAGTTGAGACCATGGGAATCCAGTATTCGCAGTCCGCGGTCTTCACGCCGTCGGACTTCTCGTTCCCCAGAAACGGCATCGCGGCCGAAGCCACACCGGGAAACGAGACCGTGCTGATCACCGATCTGGACATGGACCTGATCAAGAGTTTGAGAGCCAAGGGAAGCGTCCGGAACGCGGAAAGCAGACGGACGGATCTCTACCAGTTACGCTGGAAAGGAAACTAA